The DNA region GCCAGCCGCTTCCAGACGATTGATCTGGGCCACGGTAGCGGCTATGTCATTGGTGTCGCTGTTGGTCATGCTCTGCACAGCGATAGGCGCATCGCCGCCAACGGGCACGTTACCGACCCAGATCTTGCGGGATTCGCGACGTTTGATTGGAGATTCGCCGTGCATGACTTATTGACCCAACTTCAGGCGAGCAGTCTCGCCACTGGTGAACGGAGCGACATCAACCACCTGCCCGTTGTAGCTGACCTGCGCGCCACGGGCGAAGCCCAGACGCACGGAAAACGGTGGCTTGCCGCTCACGGAAACGTTTTCGCCTTTGCGCTTGAGACCGCTCAACAGCACCTTGCCGGTGCCATCGGTCACTTGCGTCCAGCAATCAGCAGTGAATTGCAGTTGAACCTGACCCTGGCCGGCAACCGGAGCAGCCGCTGCTGGAGCGGGAATGGTCGGAGTAACCGAGGCGCTCGCAGGCGGGGCTGATACAACAGGAGCAGTCGGGGATGGCGTGGTCAGAGTCGCGACAACCGGAGCGATGCTGCGCGTCGGTGCAACGGGCGCTGGCGCAGCAGGTGCAGTCGGAGGCGCGGTCGCTTCAGCTTCGGCCGGTGCTTCAGAGGAATTTTCGGCTTGTGGCAACGCCAGCGACGTCGAGCCTTCAGCCTGACCTTCCGCGACGGCCTGGTCTTCCGGCTCGTCCAGCGGATGGATCTGGGTGGTGCCGTCAGCGCCTTCGACTTCAACGTGTTCCGGGCTCAGGCTAGTCAGGTCTTTGGTGCGCAATGAGGTTTGATCCTGCCACCAGACAAAACCACCACCAATCACTGCCAACAGCAACAGCAGGCTGACAACTCGCAAAATGGTGTGGGAAACCCGAACCGGCTCTTCGATACGTCCCAGGCTATGAACGTTGCTGCCCTGGGAGTCGGTGCCGGTGGATTGGTCGAACTGCTGGACCAGTACGGTTTGATCCATGCCCAGCAATTTCGCGTAGGCGCGAATATAACCGCGAGCAAAGGTATGCCCAGGCAGCTTGTCGAAAGCGCCGGCTTCCAGATTGCTCAGGGAATTGACGGTGAGGTTGAGCTTGAGGGCCACTTCGGCCAGCGACCAGCCATTGCTTTCGCGGGCCTGGCGCAAGGTCTCACCGGGATTAACGCGATTCGCTGCTACAACTTCGGGATGCGCCGCTTTCATCATTGCTCCGACAGGTATTGCTGATATTCCGGCGTACCGGGATAGAGTCGTTTTAGTTGCAGGCCAAAACTGGCGGCCTTGTCGCGATCATCAAACACTTTTGCCAGCCGAACGCCGAGCAATAGACTACGTGCATTTTGCTCGGTGAGCAGGCTAAAACGATCGTAATAGTCACGCGCGGGCACATAATGCCTGTCTTCGAAGGACAACTCAGCCATTTCCAGCAATGCACGTGGCTGTTGGCGATTCAAACGCAGGGATTTTTCCAGCTGCTGCTGCGCCAGATCGCGCTGCCCCAGCTTCGAAGCGGTCATGCCGAGGTTCTCGAACACCCGTGAGCGCTCAGGATACAAGGTATCGGCGGCGGCCTGTTCAAAGCGCTCGTACGCCTCTTTGTAACGTTTTTCTTCGAAAAGAAAACTGCCGTAGTTGTTCAGGATTCGCGCATCGTTGGGGCGAGAAGACAGCGCCTTGCGAAAATGCTGATCCGCCAGCTCCGGCTCCATCTCGGCCTGGAATACCAGGCCCAGCGCAGCGTTGGCATCCGGATCCGAGTCATCCAGGTCCAGCGCTTTCTTCAACGGTACTTTCGCCCGTTCGGTCATACCCTGCTGCAAGTACCCCAAGCCCAGCTGCACATAGGCAACGCGCGCCTCATCGCGGCCCTTGCTGGTCTTCATCGGGTTGAAATCGCCCGACAGGACACAACCAGCACACAGGCTGGCCAACAGCAAAAGCAGCGCTAAGCGCAGGGACATAGAGATCCTCTCTTAATTATTGTTCGCAGCGTTCTGTGCGATATCGTTTTCGGCGCTTAACTCACGCACGGCGATATAACGCTCGCTGCGACGGGTGCGATCCAGCACCTGCCCTACCAATTGGCCACACGCGGCATCGATGTCTTCACCGCGGGTGGTGCGTACGGTGACATTGAAGCCGGCATGGTGAAGCTGATCCTGGAAACGACGAATCGCGTTGTTGCTCGGGCGCTCGTAACCGGAATGCGGGAACGGGTTGAACGGAATCAGGTTGATCTTGCACGGGATGTTCTTGAGCAACTCGATCATTTCGACCGCGTGTTCGACCTTGTCGTTGATGTCCTTGAGCAAGGTGTACTCAATGGTCAGCACGCGCTTCTCGCCCAGGGACGACATGTAGCGCTGGCACGACTCGAGCAGCATCTTAAGCGGATACTTCTTGTTGATCGGCACCAATTGGTTACGCAATGCGTCGTTCGGTGCGTGCAGGGACAACGCCAAGGAGACGTCGATGTGCTTGGACAGCTCATCGATCATCGGCACCACACCCGAGGTAGACAGGGTAACGCGGCGCTTGGAGATCCCGTAGCCCAGGTCATCCATCATCAGATGCATGGCGGCCACGACGTTGTCGAAGTTCAGCAGCGGCTCACCCATGCCCATCATCACCACGTTGGTGATGGCACGGTCGGCGGTCGCCGGGATGCTGCCGAACGATTTATTGGCAATCCACACCTGGCCGATGACTTCGGCGGCAGTGAGGTTGCTGTTGAATCCTTGCTTGCCGGTGGAGCAGAAACTGCAATCCAGGGCACAGCCTGCCTGGGACGAAACGCACAAAGTGCCGCGTTTGCCCTGGGGAATGTACACGGTCTCGACGCAGCTGCCGGACGCCACGCGCACCACCCACTTGCGGGTGCCGTCGGTGGAGATGTCCTCGCTGACAACTTCAGGACCGCGAACCTCGGCAATAACCTTGAGCTTGTCGCGCAAGGCCTTGCTGACGTTCGTCATGGCGTCGAAATCATCGACGCCAAGGTGGTGAATCCATTTCATTACCTGACCGGCACGGAAACGCTTCTCCCCGATTGAGTCGAAGAATTTTTCCATTTCCAGCTGAGTCAGACCCAGCAGGTTGGTTTTTACAGTCGATGTAGTCATGGATTCACCTTCACTCTTAAGCCAATGCTTAGCGAGTGGTTACTTCAGTAGCTGCGAAGAAGTACGAGATTTCGCGAGCAGCAGCGGCTTCGGAGTCCGAACCGTGTACAGCGTTGGCGTCGATGGAATCAGCGAAGTCAGCGCGGATGGTACCGGCAGCAGCTTCTTTAGGGTTGGTAGCGCCCATCAGCTCACGGTTCAGAGCGATAGCGTTTTCGCCTTCCAGAACCTGAACGACAACCGGACCGGAGATCATGAAAGCAACCAGGTCGCCGAAGAAACCACGAGCGCTGTGCTCAGCGTAGAAGCCTTCAGCTTCAGCTTTGGACAGTTGCTTCAGTTTCGAAGCTACAACGCGCAGGCCAGCTTTTTCGAAACGAGTGGTGATCTCGCCGATAACGTTTTTTGCAACAGCGTCAGGCTTGATGATGGAGAAAGTACGTTGAACAGCCATGGTGTAACTCCAGAAACGGTAATTTGCGAAAAATTAAACCCGCGAATTATACGCGGGTTCTTTGGTATTGCCTAACGGCTTACAGGTCGCGACCCTCCGCCTTCTGTAGGAGCTGCCGAAGGCTGCGATCCTTTGATCCTGGTCTTGCACTTGAGATTCAAGTGGCATCGGAAAAGATCGCAGCCTCGCTTCGCTCGTCAGCTCCTACTCTGCTTCTTCGATCCAGGCGGCCTGAATGGCTTCAAGCACCTTCTCGCCACCGCGGGTCGGATCATCACTGAACTGCGGCAATGCCAGCACCCATTTGTGCAGATCGACGAAGTTCACGTAACGCGGGTCCACATCTGGCTTGGATTCAGCCAGCTGGATCGCGATTTCCAGCACATCAACCCATTTCAGACTCATTTCAGTTCCTTGAATCAGTGCGGCGCTTCAGCCGCATGGTTGACCGAGTACTTCGGAATTTCGACAGTCAGGTCTTCATTCCCGACGATCGCCTGACAGCCTAGACGCGATTGCGCCTCCAGACCCCAGGCACGATCAAGAAAGTCTTCTTCCAGCTCATCCGCTTCTTCCAGCGAGTCAAAGCCCTCACGAATGATGCAATGACAGGTGGTGCAGGCGCAGACGCCGCCACAGGCGCTTTCCATCTCGATATGGTGTTCGTGGGCCAGCTCGAGAATGGATGTGCCAGGCTCAGCCTCCACAACCATACCTTCCGGGCAGAACTTCTCGTGTGGCAGAAAAATGACCTGCGGCATCGTTATTCCTCAATCTCATTCAGGTTGCGCCCCGCCAGCGCGGCTTTCACCGT from Pseudomonas sp. ACM7 includes:
- a CDS encoding RodZ family helix-turn-helix domain-containing protein, translated to MKAAHPEVVAANRVNPGETLRQARESNGWSLAEVALKLNLTVNSLSNLEAGAFDKLPGHTFARGYIRAYAKLLGMDQTVLVQQFDQSTGTDSQGSNVHSLGRIEEPVRVSHTILRVVSLLLLLAVIGGGFVWWQDQTSLRTKDLTSLSPEHVEVEGADGTTQIHPLDEPEDQAVAEGQAEGSTSLALPQAENSSEAPAEAEATAPPTAPAAPAPVAPTRSIAPVVATLTTPSPTAPVVSAPPASASVTPTIPAPAAAAPVAGQGQVQLQFTADCWTQVTDGTGKVLLSGLKRKGENVSVSGKPPFSVRLGFARGAQVSYNGQVVDVAPFTSGETARLKLGQ
- the pilW gene encoding type IV pilus biogenesis/stability protein PilW produces the protein MSLRLALLLLLASLCAGCVLSGDFNPMKTSKGRDEARVAYVQLGLGYLQQGMTERAKVPLKKALDLDDSDPDANAALGLVFQAEMEPELADQHFRKALSSRPNDARILNNYGSFLFEEKRYKEAYERFEQAAADTLYPERSRVFENLGMTASKLGQRDLAQQQLEKSLRLNRQQPRALLEMAELSFEDRHYVPARDYYDRFSLLTEQNARSLLLGVRLAKVFDDRDKAASFGLQLKRLYPGTPEYQQYLSEQ
- the rlmN gene encoding 23S rRNA (adenine(2503)-C(2))-methyltransferase RlmN; protein product: MTTSTVKTNLLGLTQLEMEKFFDSIGEKRFRAGQVMKWIHHLGVDDFDAMTNVSKALRDKLKVIAEVRGPEVVSEDISTDGTRKWVVRVASGSCVETVYIPQGKRGTLCVSSQAGCALDCSFCSTGKQGFNSNLTAAEVIGQVWIANKSFGSIPATADRAITNVVMMGMGEPLLNFDNVVAAMHLMMDDLGYGISKRRVTLSTSGVVPMIDELSKHIDVSLALSLHAPNDALRNQLVPINKKYPLKMLLESCQRYMSSLGEKRVLTIEYTLLKDINDKVEHAVEMIELLKNIPCKINLIPFNPFPHSGYERPSNNAIRRFQDQLHHAGFNVTVRTTRGEDIDAACGQLVGQVLDRTRRSERYIAVRELSAENDIAQNAANNN
- the ndk gene encoding nucleoside-diphosphate kinase, whose product is MAVQRTFSIIKPDAVAKNVIGEITTRFEKAGLRVVASKLKQLSKAEAEGFYAEHSARGFFGDLVAFMISGPVVVQVLEGENAIALNRELMGATNPKEAAAGTIRADFADSIDANAVHGSDSEAAAAREISYFFAATEVTTR
- the iscX gene encoding Fe-S cluster assembly protein IscX, which produces MSLKWVDVLEIAIQLAESKPDVDPRYVNFVDLHKWVLALPQFSDDPTRGGEKVLEAIQAAWIEEAE
- the fdx gene encoding ISC system 2Fe-2S type ferredoxin, which gives rise to MPQVIFLPHEKFCPEGMVVEAEPGTSILELAHEHHIEMESACGGVCACTTCHCIIREGFDSLEEADELEEDFLDRAWGLEAQSRLGCQAIVGNEDLTVEIPKYSVNHAAEAPH